CGCACATGGCTTTGGGACGGCTCGTAGCCTGTCCTATATAGTCCCTCGGATCGGTCCGGTTTCACCGCTCGCGCTCGCCCAAACGCAGTGCTTCATTCGTCGAGGATTAGACACGTGGAACAGTTAACGAGCGGTGACTTCACCCAGGAGCAGGACCCCTTCGGCCTGTTCCAGACCTGGTTCGAGGAGGCGAAGAAGAGCGAGCCGAACGACCCCAACGCGATGGCGCTCTCGACGGTCGATTCGGAGGGGCTGCCCAACAGCCGCATGGTCCTGCTCAACGGCCGCGACGGCGAGGATTTCGTTTTCTACACCAACACCCAGAGCCAGAAGGGCACCGAGCTGCTGGCGCAGCCCAAGGCTGCGCTGCTGTTCCACTGGAAGAGCCTGCGCCGGCAGGTTCGCGTCCGCGGCGCCGTGTCGCTGGTCAGCGACGAAATGGCGGACGCCTATTTCAACTCGCGGCCGCGCGACAGCCGGATCGGTGCCTGGGCCTCGCAGCAGTCGCGCCCGCTCGAGAGCCGCTTCGCCCTGGAAAAGGCGGTTGCCCTGCAGGCGGCGAAGTTCGGCGTCGGCACGATCCCGCGGCCGCCGCACTGGACGGGTTTTCGCATCAGCCCGGTCTATCTCGAATTCTGGCGGGACGGCGCATTCCGGCTGCATGATCGTGTCGTCTTCCGCCGCCCCGCCGTCGACCAGCCCTGGACGCGCGAGCGCCTTTACCCCTGAGGATCGATAGCGCCATGGCGATGCCGAAATTCGACTTTCCCAAGACCGAGCCGGGCAAACGTCCGGTGATGCTGCTGACCGGGGCCAGCCGCGGCATCGGCCATGCCACGGTGATGCAGTTCGCGATGGCGGGCTGGCGCATCCTGTCCTGCTCGCGGCAGGGATTCTCGGACAAGTGCCCCTGGCCGTCAGGGGCAGACGATCATGTCCAGATCGATCTCGGCGACCCCGAGGACACGATGCGCGGCATCGCCGAAATCAAGCGGCGGCTGGGCGGCGGAGGGCGGCAAGCTCAACGCGCTGGTCAACAATGCCGGCATCTCGCCGAAGGGGCCGAAGGGCGCGCGGCTCGGCGCGGCGACGACCTCGTTCAACGACTGGCACAAGGTCTTCCAGGTCAATTTCTTCGCGCCGATCATGCTGGCGCGCGGGCTGCTGGACGAGTTGACGGCGGCGAAGGGCACGATCGTCAACGTCACCTCGATCGCGGGCTCGCGAGTCCATCCCTTCGCGGGGGCGGCCTATGCGACCTCCAAGGCAGCGCTCGCCAGCCTGACGCGCGAGATGGCCTCGGATTTCGGACCGCTCGGGATTCGCGTGAACTCGATCTCGCCGGGCGAGATCGACACGGCGATCCTGTCGCCCGGAACCGAGAAGATCGTCG
This portion of the Bosea sp. OAE506 genome encodes:
- the pdxH gene encoding pyridoxamine 5'-phosphate oxidase, yielding MEQLTSGDFTQEQDPFGLFQTWFEEAKKSEPNDPNAMALSTVDSEGLPNSRMVLLNGRDGEDFVFYTNTQSQKGTELLAQPKAALLFHWKSLRRQVRVRGAVSLVSDEMADAYFNSRPRDSRIGAWASQQSRPLESRFALEKAVALQAAKFGVGTIPRPPHWTGFRISPVYLEFWRDGAFRLHDRVVFRRPAVDQPWTRERLYP